The Panicum virgatum strain AP13 chromosome 5K, P.virgatum_v5, whole genome shotgun sequence genome has a window encoding:
- the LOC120708999 gene encoding integrator complex subunit 9 homolog isoform X1: MKLTCLSTSGGGGSSYHSPASHLLEMEGLRFLLDCPIDLSVLAAFSPVPHTSGEGGLIRAVPRYWSPAAAAAAKAGGVDAVIVSSAMGMLGLPFLTRLPGFANTKIYVTEVAARIGKLMMGELVEMHREFIRYYGPDMDGLPKWMEGEKLNELLPVFQKTVTEDEGKDLISLMPLYSPGNIEECMQTIQPVKYGEEVCLNGIFVLKASSSGLELGNSVWTIKGPRASITYLPSSVFVSAHALDFDYSSLKENDVILFSDLSSLNDMDEDNEKLDEHAMDETASSLCRHSVLRDDGADADEKILFLCNSDDITEEIERISFICSCIISAIKSGGSVLIPIGRLGVILLLLELLSETLHSSSIKVPIFMVSETAAELIAFTNALPEWLCKSRQEKLFSGEALFGHVELLKEGKLFLFPHLHSKGLLAAWKEPCIVFCPHWSLRLGPAVHLLRRWRADKRCLLVLEQGNDAELSLKPFMPLAIRVLECSFLSGVRAAKIDTLLGMLKPKFVMLPEGLKSRYSAKERPWSFLYYSKGKTIELPNFQEDFEVHLATDVALGLQPRQLNETTAVARLRTKLYVSSGQYQLAAAEKQSDQSKRHLLHRDAVDPDHLLLALQEKGMVCSFAADDKTAGERSVLITSPGYALVKITSNRTVIYCDDERTSKHIYDALSSICNGI, translated from the exons ATGAAGCTG ACCTGCTTGTCcaccagcggcggtggcggcagtaGCTACCACTCGCCGGCAAGCCATCTCCTGGAGATGGAGGGGCTCCGCTTCCTCCTCGACTGCCCCATCGATCTCTCCGTTCTTGCGGCTTTCTCCCCGGTACCCCACACCAGTGGTGAAGGGGGCCTCATCCGCGCTGTGCCGCGCTACTGGTCGCCAGCAGCGGCGGCTGCCGCGAAAGCAGGCGGCGTGGACGCCGTAATCGTGTCCTCCGCGATGGGGATGCTGGGACTTCCCTTCCTCACCCGGCTTCCCGGATTCGCGAACACCAAG ATTTATGTAACAGAGGTAGCAGCGAGGATCGGAAAGCTAATGATGGGGGAGCTGGTAGAGATGCACCGCGAATTCATAAGGTACTATGGGCCAGATATGGATGGGTTACCCAAGTGGATGGAAGGGGAGAAACTCAATGAACTCCTGCCAGTGTTTCAAAAGACAGTGACTGAAGACGAGGGAAAGGATTTAATTTCACTGATGCCTCTATACAG TCCAGGAAACATAGAAGAATGCATGCAGACAATACAGCCTGTTAAATATGGGGAGGAGGTTTGCTTGAATGGCATATTTGTGCTGAAAGCCTCTAGTTCAGGCCTGGAACTTGGCAATTCTGTCTGGACAATAAAAGGTCCAAGAGCTAGTATTACCTACTTGCCAAGTTCAGTATTTGTGTCGGCTCATGCATTAGATTTTGATTACAGCTCTCTGAAGGAAAACGATGTGATTTTGTTTTCGGATCTCTCATCCTTGAATGACATGGATGAGGATAATGAGAAACTGGATGAGCATGCAATGGATGAAACAGCGTCTTCGTTATGTCGCCACTCAGTGTTGAG GGATGATGGTGCTGATGCGGATGAAAAGATCCTATTCCTGTGCAACAGTGATGACATCACAGAGGAGATTGAAAGAATCAGCTTTATATGCTCATGTATCATCAGTGCAATAAAATCTGGAGGCTCTGTTCTAATACCAATAGGCCGCCTTGGTGTTATTCttttactcttggagcttttaTCGGAAACTCTACATTCTTCCAGCATCAAG GTACCCATATTTATGGTTTCTGAAACAGCAGCAGAACTAATTGCCTTTACCAATGCCTTGCCTGAATGGCTATGCAAGTCACGCCAAGAGAAG CTATTCTCTGGTGAAGCATTATTTGGCCATGTGGAGCTTTTGAAGGAGGGCAAATTATTTCTGTTCCCCCATTTACACTCGAAGGGCCTGCT GGCAGCATGGAAGGAGCCTTGTATTGTGTTTTGTCCACACTGGAGCCTTAGGCTTGGCCCGGCTGTACACTTGCTTCGTCGCTGGCGTGCAGACAAACGGTGCCTTCTTGTTTTGGAG CAAGGGAATGATGCTGAGTTGAGTCTTAAGCCTTTCATGCCCTTGGCAATTCGAGTCCTTGAGTGTTCTTTCCTTTCTGGAGTAAG GGCAGCAAAAATTGATACATTACTGGGAATGCTCAAACCGAAGTTTGTAATG CTTCCAGAAGGTCTTAAGTCACGATATTCAGCAAAGGAGAGGCCATGGTCATTCTTGTATTACTCCAAGGGAAAAACCATCGAGCTCCCAAATTTTCAGGAAGATTTCGAGGTGCACTTGGCAACTGATGTTGCTTTGGGATTGCAGCCTAGGCAACTGAATGAGACCACTGCAGTGGCAAGATTGAGAACAAAGCTGTATGTAAGCAGTGGACAGTACCAGCTGGCTGCTGCAGAGAAGCAATCGGATCAATCAAAGCGGCACTTGCTACACCGGGACGCTGTTGATCCAGATCACTTGTTACTAGCACTACAAGAAAAGGGGATGGTATGTTCGTTTGCTGCAGACGATAAGACTGCAGGTGAACGCTCTGTTCTGATTACGAGTCCAGGATATGCTCTAGTGAAGATAACATCTAATAGGACGGTTATATACTGTGATGATGAGAGAACATCCAAGCATATTTACGATGCACTTAGCAGCATTTGTAATGGGATCTGA
- the LOC120708999 gene encoding integrator complex subunit 9 homolog isoform X2, producing MMGELVEMHREFIRYYGPDMDGLPKWMEGEKLNELLPVFQKTVTEDEGKDLISLMPLYSPGNIEECMQTIQPVKYGEEVCLNGIFVLKASSSGLELGNSVWTIKGPRASITYLPSSVFVSAHALDFDYSSLKENDVILFSDLSSLNDMDEDNEKLDEHAMDETASSLCRHSVLRDDGADADEKILFLCNSDDITEEIERISFICSCIISAIKSGGSVLIPIGRLGVILLLLELLSETLHSSSIKVPIFMVSETAAELIAFTNALPEWLCKSRQEKLFSGEALFGHVELLKEGKLFLFPHLHSKGLLAAWKEPCIVFCPHWSLRLGPAVHLLRRWRADKRCLLVLEQGNDAELSLKPFMPLAIRVLECSFLSGVRAAKIDTLLGMLKPKFVMLPEGLKSRYSAKERPWSFLYYSKGKTIELPNFQEDFEVHLATDVALGLQPRQLNETTAVARLRTKLYVSSGQYQLAAAEKQSDQSKRHLLHRDAVDPDHLLLALQEKGMVCSFAADDKTAGERSVLITSPGYALVKITSNRTVIYCDDERTSKHIYDALSSICNGI from the exons ATGATGGGGGAGCTGGTAGAGATGCACCGCGAATTCATAAGGTACTATGGGCCAGATATGGATGGGTTACCCAAGTGGATGGAAGGGGAGAAACTCAATGAACTCCTGCCAGTGTTTCAAAAGACAGTGACTGAAGACGAGGGAAAGGATTTAATTTCACTGATGCCTCTATACAG TCCAGGAAACATAGAAGAATGCATGCAGACAATACAGCCTGTTAAATATGGGGAGGAGGTTTGCTTGAATGGCATATTTGTGCTGAAAGCCTCTAGTTCAGGCCTGGAACTTGGCAATTCTGTCTGGACAATAAAAGGTCCAAGAGCTAGTATTACCTACTTGCCAAGTTCAGTATTTGTGTCGGCTCATGCATTAGATTTTGATTACAGCTCTCTGAAGGAAAACGATGTGATTTTGTTTTCGGATCTCTCATCCTTGAATGACATGGATGAGGATAATGAGAAACTGGATGAGCATGCAATGGATGAAACAGCGTCTTCGTTATGTCGCCACTCAGTGTTGAG GGATGATGGTGCTGATGCGGATGAAAAGATCCTATTCCTGTGCAACAGTGATGACATCACAGAGGAGATTGAAAGAATCAGCTTTATATGCTCATGTATCATCAGTGCAATAAAATCTGGAGGCTCTGTTCTAATACCAATAGGCCGCCTTGGTGTTATTCttttactcttggagcttttaTCGGAAACTCTACATTCTTCCAGCATCAAG GTACCCATATTTATGGTTTCTGAAACAGCAGCAGAACTAATTGCCTTTACCAATGCCTTGCCTGAATGGCTATGCAAGTCACGCCAAGAGAAG CTATTCTCTGGTGAAGCATTATTTGGCCATGTGGAGCTTTTGAAGGAGGGCAAATTATTTCTGTTCCCCCATTTACACTCGAAGGGCCTGCT GGCAGCATGGAAGGAGCCTTGTATTGTGTTTTGTCCACACTGGAGCCTTAGGCTTGGCCCGGCTGTACACTTGCTTCGTCGCTGGCGTGCAGACAAACGGTGCCTTCTTGTTTTGGAG CAAGGGAATGATGCTGAGTTGAGTCTTAAGCCTTTCATGCCCTTGGCAATTCGAGTCCTTGAGTGTTCTTTCCTTTCTGGAGTAAG GGCAGCAAAAATTGATACATTACTGGGAATGCTCAAACCGAAGTTTGTAATG CTTCCAGAAGGTCTTAAGTCACGATATTCAGCAAAGGAGAGGCCATGGTCATTCTTGTATTACTCCAAGGGAAAAACCATCGAGCTCCCAAATTTTCAGGAAGATTTCGAGGTGCACTTGGCAACTGATGTTGCTTTGGGATTGCAGCCTAGGCAACTGAATGAGACCACTGCAGTGGCAAGATTGAGAACAAAGCTGTATGTAAGCAGTGGACAGTACCAGCTGGCTGCTGCAGAGAAGCAATCGGATCAATCAAAGCGGCACTTGCTACACCGGGACGCTGTTGATCCAGATCACTTGTTACTAGCACTACAAGAAAAGGGGATGGTATGTTCGTTTGCTGCAGACGATAAGACTGCAGGTGAACGCTCTGTTCTGATTACGAGTCCAGGATATGCTCTAGTGAAGATAACATCTAATAGGACGGTTATATACTGTGATGATGAGAGAACATCCAAGCATATTTACGATGCACTTAGCAGCATTTGTAATGGGATCTGA
- the LOC120709000 gene encoding pentatricopeptide repeat-containing protein At2g36240-like produces MAASRRLARKLPSLISRHQRLISPEAEAPELTEPSTTSTPIPLDPSLPVLPLAVSHLSPPSPLPMLPSAHASSPVSLLRLLRRARHHPRLAALDLHILLAAADASPAFRPDHGLTSLLAARLASSRRLPSLRRLLELVLARPCPCADDSIFACPELLPTFRKAIVAFSASGDIPAASEVLAYLRRAADSPLPAEFYNIILHALSRLRRHDDVIRFYGEMTSVYRVAPDAYTFNILINSSCRAEGVNSAKRWFGEMQRRSCAPTGVSFNTLMRGFIREGRYKEGIKVAREMLELGVGLSVVSMEILIGGLCRGGEVLKAAEVFAEFLGDGVVPEGFDCFELVEALCRVGKMDKAVEVVDMVLERNMKCCLSVPAGVTILECLMKAGRLDKVFHLMQRMVEQGIIPDTISCNCIFEALCEAGRTAAANQLRVLAKEKGFEADSETYRVLVQGFGRQGRRKEGEAVLDEMLDSGFIPNIASYNRLLDGLRKGRSLRIQENFSGDVKAPD; encoded by the coding sequence ATGGCTGCCTCCCGCCGCCTCGCGCGGAAGCTGCCCTCGCTGATCTCCAGGCATCAGCGCCTCATCTCCCCGGAGGCCGAAGCACCGGAACTCACTGAAccctccaccacctccacaCCCATCCCACTCGACCCCTCCCTGCCCGTCCTCCCGCTCGCCGTCTCCCACCTTTCGCCGCCGAGCCCGCTTCCGATGCTCCCCTCCGCGCACGCCTCCTCCCCGGTCTCTCTCCTGCGTCTCCTCCGCCGAGCGCGTCACCACCCGCGACTCGCGGCGCTCGACCTCCACATCCTCCTGGCCGCCGCGGATGCGTCCCCCGCGTTCCGCCCCGACCATGGCCTGACGTCGCTCCTCGCCGCTCGCCTTGCGTCCTCCCGCCGCCTACCCTCTCTTCGGCGCCTCCTCGAGCTCGTTCTCGCCCGACCCTGCCCCTGCGCCGACGACTCCATCTTCGCATGCCCCGAGCTCCTGCCCACCTTCCGCAAGGCCATCGTCGCCTTCTCTGCCTCCGGCGACATCCCCGCCGCGTCCGAAGTCCTCGCATACCTCCGTCGCGCCGCTGACTCCCCACTCCCCGCCGAGTTCTACAATATCATCCTCCACGCCCtctcccgcctccgccgccacgacGATGTCATCCGCTTCTACGGCGAGATGACCTCCGTCTACCGCGTCGCTCCGGATGCCTACACCTTCAATATACTTATCAACAGCTCCTGCCGCGCGGAAGGCGTCAACAGCGCCAAGCGGTGGTTTGGCGAGATGCAGCGCCGGAGCTGCGCACCGACGGGCGTTAGTTTCAATACACTCATGCGCGGGTTCATCAGAGAAGGCAGGTACAAGGAGGGAATCAAGGTCGCACGCGAGATGCTTGAGCTTGGAGTCGGGCTGTCGGTTGTATCCATGGAGATTTTGATCGGTGGCTTGTGCCGTGGTGGTGAGGTTCTAAAGGCGGCTGAGGTGTTTGCTGAGTTTTTGGGGGATGGGGTGGTGCCAGAAGGGTTTGATTGCTTTGAACTTGTTGAGGCTCTGTGCCGTGTGGGGAAGATGGACAAAGCAGTAGAAGTGGTGGACATGGTATTGGAGAGGAATATGAAATGCTGTCTCAGCGTGCCTGCTGGCGTTACTATTTTGGAGTGCCTGATGAAGGCTGGGAGGCTGGATAAGGTTTTCCACTTGATGCAGAGAATGGTTGAGCAGGGAATTATTCCAGATACAATTTCTTGTAACTGCATCTTTGAGGCACTTTGTGAAGCAGGGAGGACAGCTGCTGCGAACCAGCTTAGGGTGCTGGCTAAGGAGAAGGGTTTTGAGGCTGATAGCGAAACCTATCGTGTGCTGGTGCAGGGATTTGGAAGGCAGGGGAGAAGGAAGGAAGGGGAGGCTGTGTTGGATGAAATGCTTGATTCAGGATTTATACCAAACATTGCCTCTTATAATAGGCTTCTTGATGGCTTGCGTAAGGGAAGATCTTTGAGGATACAAGAGAATTTCTCAGGGGATGTGAAAGCACCAGATTGA